AGACCAAAAGCTGAGCTTAAGAAAGTAATAGAGAAAAATTTATAAAATTTTAAGTACCATCAAAGTTATGAACTACTTAGAAAACGAATAAAACAATAAGATAACATATATAGTTAGTAAAATATTTTGGAGATATATAATTTAAATTTTTATAATTTAAATAAGTATCTCCATTTTTAAAGGTATAGAATATTTACTAATGATAAAAATAAGCTGTTAATTATTGTGTATTTAGGAAAAATAAGAGGAGGAAAAAGTATGAGTGAGAGATATGATATAGCTATAATTGGAACAGGCCCAGCAGGACTAGAAGCAGCAATTAATGCTAAAATCAGAAATAAAAATATAATAATATTTGGGAATAAAGATCTGAGTCCTAAATTAACAAAAGCGGCAAAGGTAAATAATTATTTAGGCCTTTATAACGTTACAGGAATTGAACTTAAAAGCAAATTTGCAGATCATATCGCGGCTATGGGTGTAGATATTGTAAATGAAAAAATAAACAATGTTTATGCTATGGGAGATTATTTTGCTCTGATGGTAAATGAAAAGATATATGAGGCTAAAGCTATAATACTAGCTACAGGTATAGAATATACCAAGCCATTAATAGGAGAAGAAGAATTCTTAGGAAAAGGAGTAGGGTATTGTGCTACTTGTGATGCTCCATTATATAAGGGGAAAACAGTTGTTATAGTTGGTTATAATAAAGAAAGCGTTGAAGAAGCTAATTATGTAAGTGAGTTAAGTGGAAAAACATATTATATACCAATGTATAAAGGCAAATATAATTTAAATGAAAACATAGAAATTATAAATAACAAGCCTTTAAAAATAGTTGGAGATGATGTGGTTACTAAGATGATTTTAGATCAAGGTGAAATAGCTACAGATGGTATTTTCATGTTAAGAGACAGCGTATCTCCGGGTCAATTAGTACCAGGTATCGAGATAGAGAATGGTCATATAAAGGTCGATAGAGATATGAAAACGAATATAGAAGGATGTTATGCAGCAGGAGATTGTACTGGCACACCATATCAGTATATGAAATCTGCAGGGGAAGGTTTAGTAGCAGCATTATCTGCAGTTTCTTATGTGGATAAGTTACATGCAAATAAATAGAAATATAAATGAATTTTAATTTTATTAATTTATCTAATATAATTAGTAAAACCAGGTAGTTAGCAAAAGTTAACTGTCTGGTTTTAATTTTATGAGCTTTATTTTTTTATTTAACTACAAAAAAAACGTGATTTCCTATAGTCTTTATATTCGTTTTGTTTATACTTTTCATCCACCCTGAAGTAGCTATTTCAGGATTATAATAGAAAACAGCATCATAAGTAGGATCTTTACCCTTTAATGCATCGAGTACTGCAGTGTAACAGGCTGAATCAGGGATAACATTTGATTTGCCATTGTGATATACCTTTCCATTTTCAACACAAGAGAAAGCATTTTTTTGATTAATAACACCGGAAATAGATTTTGGAAAATGGATATCGCTAGCACGATTTAATATAACTGATGCTACTGCAAGTTTGCCACTATCAGGTTCGCCACAACTCTCAGCATATACAACTTGAGACATTAAATAAATATCATTATCGGTAATACAAATTGAGCTATTTGACTTATTAAATACTTCTACTGCCTCTACTTGTTCATTATATAAATCTTTACTCGCTGATCCAAATGAATACAAATGTTCACCACTTACGCTTAAACTTGGAAATGCTAAAAACAATGTTAGCAGCATACATGATAAAAAAGTAAGCTTTTTCATATTTTTTCTCTCCTTTTGCCTACGGAGTTAGCTGACGGGTTCGGGAAAGGTTTAACCTACACAATTAGTGATTCACCCCAGATGCTTGGTTCCTCCGCGTATTTTTTACTTCGGCTAATATAGTATGACCTAGAGTGTGAAAATAATACATTAATATTTTATTATATAACATAAAGCAGTGTAAATTGAATAATATAGACTTATTGATTCTTTAGCTCAGTATAGTATTTAATATAATTAGTATATGAAGTTTCTACGTCGTTAAATAGTGTATTAGACGAAGTATATAAAGTTTCCAATACTTTCGGAGTTAGCGATGCATTTGAAGTTTTGGAATTTTCACTTGTCATAGCAAGTTTGAAATTACTTAAGTAATTTTCATATTTATCTAATAAAATTTTGAAGGATTCATAAGTGGGAATTGCGGAGGTAGGAACAGTTAAAATTTTAAATGTACTTTGAAGATTGGTTAGTTTTGAAAAATCGTCATCAACTAGTTTTGAAAGATTATAATAGGACATCTCCTTTTTTCTCACTTTTATTGTATATGAGTAAAGATTACTTTTAACATTTAAGAAATCAGTTGATAGGCCATCAATATCACTTATAAACTCTTGGTTTTGACGTGACTTAAGAACTGTTTCCTTTTTTATCATTACAGCGGTATCACTGTAATCAAGAATATTATCAATGAAAGTTAAAGAGATTTTTGGCAGTGATATTGAAGTATTATGAACATCTATTAATGAATAAAAATTTATGCAGTCATTTCTAAAAGTTTTAAGATTCTCCATAGACGTTTCTACATCATTTCCAGAAGGATTATTTAAAATTGCTAAAGTCTGTCTATATATTAATAAATTTTTATCTAGGCCAGATTTTAAATTATCGTTATCTTTTTTATATTTAGTAGTAGGCTGTGAATTTAATAAATTAGCCCTAAAGACAGATAAATCATTAATGATTTTAGGTAATTGTTTTTTTGCATAGTCAACATCTATTGTTTTATTGCTATTAAATTGGGATACATTTTTATTGACATCATTTATACCGTTAATGGTGGTTATTAAAGTAGTTTTATAGGAACTATA
This window of the Clostridium estertheticum genome carries:
- a CDS encoding NAD(P)/FAD-dependent oxidoreductase translates to MSERYDIAIIGTGPAGLEAAINAKIRNKNIIIFGNKDLSPKLTKAAKVNNYLGLYNVTGIELKSKFADHIAAMGVDIVNEKINNVYAMGDYFALMVNEKIYEAKAIILATGIEYTKPLIGEEEFLGKGVGYCATCDAPLYKGKTVVIVGYNKESVEEANYVSELSGKTYYIPMYKGKYNLNENIEIINNKPLKIVGDDVVTKMILDQGEIATDGIFMLRDSVSPGQLVPGIEIENGHIKVDRDMKTNIEGCYAAGDCTGTPYQYMKSAGEGLVAALSAVSYVDKLHANK
- a CDS encoding cell wall hydrolase, with translation MKKLTFLSCMLLTLFLAFPSLSVSGEHLYSFGSASKDLYNEQVEAVEVFNKSNSSICITDNDIYLMSQVVYAESCGEPDSGKLAVASVILNRASDIHFPKSISGVINQKNAFSCVENGKVYHNGKSNVIPDSACYTAVLDALKGKDPTYDAVFYYNPEIATSGWMKSINKTNIKTIGNHVFFVVK